CGCCATCAGCTCGCCGCTGTACGGCCTGCTGCGGCTGCGGCCCGTGATCGAGTCCTTCCTCGACCGCTCCTTCCGCGGGCCGGTCGACCAGGGGCTCGTGGACTACGGCATGGACACCACCCGGCAGCCCGGCGCGAAGTACGCGCCCGTGTACTTCATCAGCGGGCAGCTCTTCACCCCCGATGCCTACGCCGAGCTGTACGGCAAACTCACCATCCCAACCCTGGTGCTGTACGACCAGGACGCCTTCGTGTCCTTCGACCGTCTGCCGCTGTTCACCGCGCAGCCCAGCGTGCAGGCCGTCCGCATTCCCGACACTGACGGCCTGCCGCACTTCGAGAAGCTGCCCGAGGTCAGGGCCGCCCTCGACACCTTCTGGGCCGCGCACCCCTGACCCGGCCCCCCTCCCCCCGGAATCTGCACGGCCGCTAAAGGCCCGCTCAGCGCTGGGTCAACGCCCGATCATCCCCTGATCATGACGCACTCGGCACACTGCGCCCATGACCTTCTTGCTTGCACTGGCCGCCATCGCCCTGCCGCTCGTCCTCGCGCCGGTGCTCTACCCCAGAGGGGGTCAGGACACGCCGCTGGCCGACGCCTGACAGGCCTCGCTAACGCGGGGAGGCTCGTGTTCCACGGCTTCACGGCGACACCGGTCACCCGCGACGACTCCCGTTCAGGAGATCGGTCAGGTGCAACCGATCAGTCGACGCTTTCTGCCTCGGCAAGCCCGCGCACTCCGCTGCGGGCCAGCGAGATGCAATGGGTCAAGCAGAACCACAGGCGGAGGAGGCGGAGCATGAATGAATGCTCCGCCTCCTCCTTAACCGGCCGCTGAAATCGGAGGGCCGGGCGGATGGACTCAGGCCTTGGCCAAATCTGAACGCGAGCGAACCAGTCCTGTGCTGCGTCAGGCTTGCGGCACGGCGGACGTCACATCTGGCGCCCGCTCGGCGCCTTCGCGGGTGCGGTGCTCCTGGCGGCGCGCGAGGTCGGCGAGACTACCGAAAACAGTGAGCAGAACGATCAGTCCGAGCATACGGGAGCTCCTCCACGGCCCAGCCTGCCCTGGCCGGGTCAGGAGGTCGTCATGGCCCCAGCATGAAGAAGGCCGCCTGACAGCACTCTTGCACTGACCCGGCGGCACTGGTGAGGGAAGTGGTGGAAGAACCGGTCAGTCCTCGTTCTCGTCGTCGGGCAGATCGGCGTTCGAGTACACGTTCTGCACGTCGTCCAGTTCTTCCAGCGCGTCGATCACGGTCATGAGCTTGCGGACGTCGTCCCCGCCGACGGCCACCGTGTTCGTCGCGATCATGGTCAGCTGCGCGCTCTCGATCTCGTAGCCCGCGCCGGACAGGGCGTCCTGCACGGCGTACAGGTCGTTCGGGGCGGTGCTGATCTCCAGGCCCTCGTCGGATTCCTGGATGTCCTCGGCGCCGGATTCGATGGCGAGTTCCTGAACCCGCTCGCTCACGTCGCGCACCAGCAGCACGCCCTTCTTCTCGAATTGCCACGCCACTGAGCCGCTGTTGCCCATGCTGCCGCCGCGCTTGTTGAACACCGCGCGGATGTCGGCCACGGTACGGTTCACGTTGTCCGTCAGCGTCTCGATGAAGATCGCCGTGCCGCCCGGGCCGTAGCCCTCGTACGTGACTTCCTTGTACTCGGCCGCGCCACC
The Deinococcus sp. KSM4-11 DNA segment above includes these coding regions:
- a CDS encoding YebC/PmpR family DNA-binding transcriptional regulator — encoded protein: MAGHSKWAQIKRKKGANDKKRSAMYSKHIRAIQAAVRSGGSGDPAGNLSLKNAIAAAKTDTVPADNIENAIKRAVGAEGGAAEYKEVTYEGYGPGGTAIFIETLTDNVNRTVADIRAVFNKRGGSMGNSGSVAWQFEKKGVLLVRDVSERVQELAIESGAEDIQESDEGLEISTAPNDLYAVQDALSGAGYEIESAQLTMIATNTVAVGGDDVRKLMTVIDALEELDDVQNVYSNADLPDDENED